Proteins from a single region of Candidatus Cloacimonadota bacterium:
- a CDS encoding calcium/sodium antiporter: MIIPILLVAAGFVCLIFGANWLVDGASAFARKYKVSDLVIGLTIVAFGTSAPELVVNSIASVNGYSDIVLGNIIGSNNFNLFIILGISGLILPIKVQTSTAWKQIPISIFVAVLLLFLLNDFVFAGQTYSSRIDGLIMLVLFCLFLYYVFNQMKNDPQTVTTENQKSSLKIWGLIIAGFIGLILGGQFVVVNSVEIANTLGVSKKIIGLTIIAAGTSLPELVTSIVAATKRKSDIAIGNVIGSNIFNILLILSISSLIQPIDYNPKFNLDLYILIGGTVFLFTSMLTGQRKKLDRWEAGVLFGFYIIYTAYLVMQEI, from the coding sequence ATGATAATTCCTATTTTATTGGTTGCTGCAGGATTTGTCTGTTTGATTTTTGGTGCAAACTGGCTGGTTGATGGAGCTTCTGCATTCGCCAGGAAATACAAAGTATCAGATTTAGTGATTGGTCTGACTATTGTTGCATTTGGCACTTCAGCTCCCGAATTGGTAGTAAATAGTATTGCTTCTGTAAATGGTTACTCTGACATTGTTCTTGGCAATATTATTGGAAGCAACAATTTCAATTTGTTTATTATTCTTGGAATATCAGGACTAATTTTACCGATTAAAGTTCAAACTTCGACAGCCTGGAAACAGATACCAATTTCAATTTTTGTTGCAGTATTGTTATTGTTCTTGCTTAACGATTTCGTATTCGCTGGACAAACTTATTCCAGTCGAATTGACGGATTGATTATGTTGGTATTGTTTTGTCTTTTCCTGTATTATGTTTTCAATCAAATGAAAAATGACCCGCAAACCGTTACAACAGAAAATCAAAAATCTTCTTTAAAGATTTGGGGATTAATAATCGCCGGGTTTATCGGATTGATATTGGGAGGGCAATTTGTAGTAGTAAATAGCGTTGAGATTGCAAACACATTGGGTGTTAGTAAAAAAATTATCGGTTTAACTATTATAGCCGCTGGAACATCATTGCCGGAATTGGTAACCTCGATTGTTGCCGCAACAAAGAGAAAAAGCGATATAGCAATTGGAAATGTGATAGGTTCCAATATTTTTAATATCCTTCTAATTTTATCAATAAGCAGCCTTATTCAACCAATTGATTATAATCCTAAATTTAATTTGGACTTATATATTTTAATCGGAGGAACCGTTTTTCTATTTACATCAATGTTGACTGGACAACGGAAAAAATTAGATAGATGGGAAGCTGGTGTTTTATTTGGATTTTACATTATATATACTGCCTATTTAGTGATGCAGGAAATATAA